The following proteins are co-located in the Sandaracinaceae bacterium genome:
- a CDS encoding CoA transferase — protein sequence MSDEDDSPPQGPLAGLRVLELGQLLAGPWAATLLGWFGAEVIEVEPPAGDPIRSWRVLDEGGTSYWWRSIGRNKRCVALDLRQEEGRALAKRLALECDVIVENFRPGTMERWGLGPEVFEAEKPSLIYARVSGYGQTGPYRDRPGYASVAEAIGGLRHLTGHPGEPSVRPNLSLGDTVAGLHTALGVLVALLERQQSGRGQVIDTALYESVFALLEAVVPEHSGAGAVRQPSGKSLTGIVPSSLYPCAGGKHVVIGANGETVFARLMGAIGQPELAHDPRFRDNPSRVSHAETLDAIIGAWTEQRTVGQVVDALVEASVPCGPIYDAADMRADPHFQARGLYEPVQVDGGRLELPALQPRLTRTPGRTRWAGRALGQDTSSVLGDLLGLKANDLERLRRDGIIR from the coding sequence CCCTGGGCCGCGACCCTGCTCGGCTGGTTCGGGGCCGAGGTGATCGAGGTGGAGCCCCCCGCCGGAGATCCGATCCGCTCGTGGCGGGTGCTCGACGAGGGCGGCACCTCGTACTGGTGGCGCTCGATCGGGCGCAACAAGCGCTGCGTGGCGCTCGATCTCCGCCAGGAAGAGGGCCGCGCGCTCGCCAAGCGGCTCGCGCTCGAGTGCGACGTGATCGTCGAGAACTTCCGGCCCGGCACCATGGAGCGCTGGGGCCTGGGGCCCGAGGTCTTCGAGGCCGAGAAGCCGTCGCTCATCTACGCCCGGGTCTCCGGCTACGGGCAGACCGGCCCTTATCGCGATCGACCCGGCTACGCGTCCGTGGCCGAGGCGATCGGCGGGCTGCGTCACCTCACCGGCCACCCGGGCGAGCCGTCGGTGCGCCCGAACCTGAGCCTCGGCGACACCGTGGCCGGGCTCCACACCGCGCTCGGGGTCCTGGTGGCGCTGCTCGAGCGGCAGCAGAGCGGACGCGGGCAGGTGATCGACACCGCGCTCTACGAGTCGGTGTTCGCGTTGCTCGAGGCGGTCGTCCCGGAGCACTCGGGTGCGGGCGCGGTGCGGCAGCCCTCGGGCAAGTCGCTCACCGGGATCGTTCCGTCGAGCCTCTACCCGTGCGCGGGTGGCAAGCACGTCGTCATCGGCGCCAACGGCGAGACGGTCTTCGCCCGGCTGATGGGCGCGATCGGGCAGCCTGAGCTCGCGCACGATCCCCGCTTCCGTGACAATCCGTCGCGAGTGTCTCACGCCGAGACACTCGACGCGATCATCGGCGCGTGGACGGAGCAGCGGACGGTGGGCCAGGTGGTGGACGCGCTCGTGGAGGCTTCGGTGCCGTGCGGGCCCATCTACGACGCGGCCGACATGCGCGCCGACCCGCACTTTCAGGCGCGCGGGCTCTACGAGCCCGTGCAGGTGGACGGGGGTCGGCTCGAGCTGCCCGCGCTCCAGCCCCGGCTCACCCGCACCCCCGGCCGTACGCGCTGGGCGGGGCGCGCGCTCGGCCAGGACACGAGCTCCGTGCTCGGGGACTTGCTCGGGCTGAAAGCCA